The Paracoccus sp. MC1862 genome includes a window with the following:
- a CDS encoding cbb3-type cytochrome c oxidase subunit I, translating into MRYATQKIAYAYFGVAMALFALQVTFGLMMGYVYVNPNWLAEILPFNIIRMLHTNALIVWLLLGFFGSAYYLLPEEAERDIHSPAIAWLQLVIMVVGTLGAVLTYIFNWFSGNYFLGTQGREFLEQPTWVKVGITVAALLFLYNITMTVLQGRKTAISNVLLLGLWGLALLWLFAFYNPHNIVLDKMYWWYVVHLWVEGVWELIMAAILAFLMLKLTGVDREVVEKWLYVIVATALFSGILGTGHHYYWIGLPAYWQWVGSIFSSFEIVPFFAMMAFAFVMVWKGRRDHPNKAALLWSLGCTVLAFFGAGVWGFLHTLHGVNYYTHGTQITAAHGHLAFYGAYVCLVLAIVTYAMPIMRNRDPYNQVLNMASFWLMSGGMLFMTFTLTFAGTVQTHLQRVNGEAYMDVQDQLGIFYWMRFGSGIAVVLGALLFIYSIAVVRREVVTPGPVQAHKDAHLEPAE; encoded by the coding sequence ATGAGATACGCAACTCAGAAAATCGCCTACGCCTATTTCGGTGTGGCCATGGCGCTCTTCGCGCTGCAGGTCACCTTCGGGCTGATGATGGGCTACGTTTACGTCAACCCGAACTGGCTGGCCGAGATCCTGCCCTTCAACATCATCCGCATGCTGCACACCAACGCGCTGATCGTGTGGCTGCTGCTGGGCTTCTTTGGCTCGGCCTATTACCTGCTTCCCGAGGAAGCCGAGCGCGACATCCATTCGCCCGCCATCGCCTGGCTGCAACTGGTCATCATGGTGGTGGGCACGCTGGGCGCGGTCCTGACCTATATCTTCAACTGGTTTTCGGGCAACTACTTCCTGGGCACCCAGGGGCGCGAGTTCCTGGAACAGCCCACCTGGGTCAAGGTCGGCATCACCGTCGCCGCGCTGCTGTTTCTGTACAACATCACCATGACGGTGCTGCAGGGCCGCAAGACCGCCATTTCCAACGTCCTGCTGCTGGGCCTCTGGGGGCTGGCGCTGTTGTGGCTGTTCGCCTTCTACAACCCCCACAACATCGTGCTGGACAAGATGTACTGGTGGTATGTCGTCCATCTGTGGGTCGAAGGCGTCTGGGAACTGATCATGGCCGCGATCCTGGCCTTCCTGATGCTGAAGCTGACGGGGGTGGACCGCGAGGTGGTCGAGAAGTGGCTGTATGTCATCGTCGCGACCGCGCTCTTCTCGGGCATCCTCGGGACCGGGCACCATTACTACTGGATCGGCCTGCCGGCCTACTGGCAGTGGGTCGGGTCCATCTTCTCGTCCTTCGAGATCGTGCCCTTCTTCGCGATGATGGCCTTTGCCTTCGTGATGGTCTGGAAGGGGCGGCGCGACCACCCGAACAAGGCGGCCCTGCTGTGGTCGCTGGGCTGCACGGTGCTGGCCTTCTTCGGCGCCGGCGTCTGGGGCTTCCTGCATACGCTGCACGGGGTGAACTACTACACCCACGGCACCCAGATCACGGCGGCGCACGGGCACCTGGCCTTCTACGGCGCCTATGTCTGCCTGGTGCTGGCGATCGTGACCTATGCCATGCCGATCATGCGCAACCGCGATCCCTATAACCAGGTGCTGAACATGGCGTCCTTCTGGCTGATGTCGGGCGGGATGCTGTTCATGACCTTCACCCTGACCTTTGCGGGCACGGTGCAGACGCACCTGCAGCGGGTCAACGGCGAGGCCTACATGGACGTGCAGGACCAGTTGGGCATCTTCTACTGGATGCGCTTCGGCTCGGGCATCGCCGTGGTGCTGGGGGCGCTGCTGTTCATCTACTCGATCGCCGTCGTGCGGCGCGAGGTGGTGACGCCCGGTCCGGTGCAGGCCCACAAGGACGCTCATCTCGAGCCTGCGGAGTGA
- a CDS encoding cytochrome c gives MSDVMTKSMARNVFYGGSLFFIAIFGAMSVHSHIYVLNVSTDRTALTESVAAGKHVWENKGCVNCHSLLGEGAYFAPELGNVMRRWGVQDDPDAAAETLTAWMEAMPTGIEGRRQMPNFNLTDEEHRALSDFLRFVGSVNTQNWPPNDAG, from the coding sequence ATGAGCGACGTTATGACCAAGAGCATGGCCCGTAACGTCTTCTATGGCGGGTCATTGTTCTTCATCGCGATATTCGGCGCGATGTCCGTCCACAGCCATATCTATGTCCTCAATGTCTCGACAGACCGGACTGCCCTGACCGAAAGCGTTGCTGCCGGAAAGCACGTCTGGGAAAACAAGGGCTGCGTGAACTGCCATTCGCTGCTGGGCGAGGGCGCCTATTTCGCCCCCGAGTTGGGCAACGTGATGCGCCGCTGGGGGGTGCAGGACGACCCCGACGCGGCGGCGGAAACCCTGACCGCCTGGATGGAGGCGATGCCGACGGGAATCGAGGGACGGCGGCAGATGCCGAACTTCAACCTCACCGACGAGGAGCATCGCGCGCTTTCCGACTTCCTGCGGTTCGTGGGGTCGGTGAACACCCAGAACTGGCCGCCGAACGACGCCGGCTGA
- a CDS encoding FAD:protein FMN transferase has protein sequence MTLPRRRFLAMSACAIALPAAAQARHRWQGVALGADVALTVEGGDAAAARAFFAEAERSLRAIERQFSLFAGSELVRMNALGRLGHPSDDMLALLDLAGRVHEATGGVFDPTVQPLWQARRLGQDEDAGMALVGWRDLQVAPGEIRLTRPGMALTLNGIAQGFAADRLAEVAARHHLTDVLIDAGEVRGLGPRDWRARIETPDGRVVRELALRGRALATSAAMGTRIGPDGDRPHIMGPGGEGPRWAVASVSADSAALADALSTAAILMDRPAIDRALGAFPNARIEALVAL, from the coding sequence ATGACGCTGCCGCGCCGCCGCTTTCTTGCCATGTCGGCCTGCGCGATCGCGCTGCCTGCCGCAGCGCAGGCCCGGCATCGCTGGCAGGGGGTGGCGCTGGGCGCGGATGTCGCGCTGACGGTCGAGGGTGGCGATGCCGCCGCCGCCCGCGCCTTCTTCGCGGAAGCCGAGCGCAGCCTGCGGGCCATCGAACGGCAGTTCTCGCTGTTCGCCGGGTCCGAGCTGGTGCGGATGAACGCGCTGGGGCGGCTGGGCCACCCTTCGGACGACATGCTGGCCCTGCTGGATCTGGCAGGCCGCGTGCATGAGGCGACGGGAGGGGTCTTCGATCCGACCGTGCAGCCCTTGTGGCAGGCGCGACGGCTGGGGCAGGACGAGGATGCGGGCATGGCGCTTGTCGGCTGGCGGGACCTGCAGGTTGCGCCCGGTGAAATCCGGCTGACCCGGCCCGGCATGGCGCTGACGCTGAACGGGATCGCCCAAGGGTTCGCCGCCGACAGGCTGGCCGAGGTCGCCGCCCGCCACCACCTGACCGATGTGCTGATCGACGCGGGCGAGGTCCGCGGCCTTGGCCCCCGCGACTGGCGCGCCCGTATCGAGACGCCCGATGGCCGCGTGGTGCGCGAGCTTGCCCTGCGGGGCCGGGCGCTGGCAACCTCGGCGGCGATGGGCACGCGAATCGGCCCCGATGGCGACCGGCCGCATATCATGGGACCGGGGGGCGAGGGGCCGCGCTGGGCAGTCGCCTCGGTCAGCGCGGACAGTGCGGCGCTGGCGGATGCGCTGTCCACCGCCGCGATCCTGATGGATCGCCCGGCGATCGACCGTGCGCTCGGGGCTTTCCCTAATGCACGGATCGAGGCGCTGGTGGCCCTTTAG
- a CDS encoding NnrS family protein has protein sequence MTMTASHASPAPLPVIFRDGWRVFFMAAGLYALAAIAVWLCWTAGLTDLPFGPGPVAWHAHEMIFGFATAALGGFFLTAVPNWTGGTGPSDRFVALVAGLWLAGRVAVWFSGALPAGVVALVDLAFIPVLGARMVAMLMQKPKPQNLMFIVLLTLVWVSNLLVHLDWMGWTATEGQGMRGGLLTVSAMIAILGGRVTPAFTRNALLRADPAVAPPVSRKWFDVAGIALAILTAVLALVAAPAVLTGLAALGAGVAAALRLSGWRTRATLGEPILWALHAGYGMLALGLIVWGLALLGLGTEVAGLHILGIGAIGGMTLAVMSRASIGHSGRPLRAPATIALGYALMPVAAGLRWAASTWPGAFHDLGTLGAGLLWIIAFAFFLVALWPIWTTSRPAKGAV, from the coding sequence ATGACCATGACTGCCTCTCACGCTTCGCCCGCGCCCCTTCCCGTCATCTTCCGCGACGGCTGGCGCGTCTTCTTCATGGCCGCAGGGCTTTACGCCCTGGCCGCGATCGCCGTCTGGCTGTGCTGGACCGCCGGCCTGACGGACCTGCCCTTCGGCCCCGGACCCGTCGCCTGGCACGCGCATGAGATGATCTTCGGCTTCGCCACCGCCGCGCTGGGCGGGTTCTTCCTGACCGCCGTGCCGAACTGGACCGGAGGGACTGGGCCTTCGGACCGCTTCGTGGCGCTGGTCGCCGGGCTGTGGTTGGCGGGCCGGGTCGCTGTCTGGTTCTCGGGAGCGCTGCCCGCGGGCGTGGTGGCGCTGGTCGATCTCGCCTTCATCCCGGTGCTGGGCGCGCGGATGGTGGCGATGCTGATGCAGAAGCCCAAGCCGCAGAACCTGATGTTCATCGTCCTGCTGACGCTGGTCTGGGTTTCCAACCTTCTGGTGCATCTGGACTGGATGGGCTGGACGGCGACCGAGGGGCAGGGGATGCGCGGTGGCCTGCTGACGGTTTCGGCCATGATCGCGATTCTCGGCGGCCGCGTGACCCCGGCCTTCACCCGCAACGCCCTGCTGCGCGCTGACCCTGCCGTCGCCCCGCCGGTATCGCGCAAGTGGTTCGACGTGGCCGGGATCGCGCTGGCGATCCTGACCGCCGTTCTGGCGCTGGTCGCCGCGCCTGCCGTGCTGACAGGCCTCGCCGCGCTTGGGGCGGGGGTGGCCGCCGCGCTGCGCCTGTCGGGATGGCGGACGCGGGCCACGCTGGGCGAGCCGATCCTCTGGGCGCTGCATGCGGGCTACGGGATGCTGGCGCTAGGCCTTATCGTCTGGGGACTGGCATTGCTGGGCCTCGGAACCGAGGTCGCGGGGCTGCATATCCTCGGCATCGGCGCTATCGGCGGCATGACGCTGGCAGTGATGAGCCGGGCGAGCATCGGCCATTCCGGTCGCCCTCTGCGCGCCCCCGCGACCATCGCGCTTGGCTATGCGCTGATGCCGGTGGCGGCGGGCCTGCGCTGGGCGGCCTCGACCTGGCCGGGGGCGTTCCACGACCTCGGGACTTTGGGCGCGGGGCTGCTGTGGATCATCGCATTCGCGTTCTTCCTGGTGGCGCTGTGGCCGATCTGGACCACCTCGCGCCCCGCAAAGGGGGCCGTGTGA
- a CDS encoding NosR/NirI family protein: MTRMISLAAALLLGALCVLAPDPAPAQDAGYGRAAQAEAVAPAEPTPALAATLFQIPPGTAPRLTRQETPVPAWLVEAEEGTLGLIGSTWELAGSTGYSGRPLDVLVAVAPDGRIAGAELMRHAEPVLTLGISDADIAAYVGSFRDLDMRAPADAGQEMPDVISRATVTTGVIRDGLLRSARILAGAQDDGGVIDRVSYTPLDWQGIVDTGALGHAYVSMADAAQAFASARQPLTPSDGPFLDLWSGIIDPPTVGRNLLGQQRFNEAAAAAPPGEALLAVFSRGVSGHRGTGWRRAGNFERIAVTQGAVSLTPSADAYAQINRIAAEGVPRFTERSLFRINADPEQGGIDLTQPFTVTVTNTRPAAEGGTLSLPVSVEVSVPQAFRAAPPAPELPLWQQFWIQKQPQIAVVGAMLGVLGLVLFAQEWLVRRAGLWRQVRLAYLSLTLVVLGWWLGAQLSVVQVVAFLHALLSGFRWETFLVAPLIFVLWSAVALGMLFWGRGVFCGWLCPFGALQELTNAAAQKLGVRQVAVPQALHERLWVIKYSLFVAIVALSFYSMEQALILAEVEPFKTAISMRFMRPWPFVAFAVALLAAGLFIERFFCRYLCPLGAGLAIPAKLKIFDWLKRRPQCGRECRLCETKCPVGAIDPLGRINANECVMCLRCQTIMNDEATCPVLKRRSRGPGGFTAPPIPTAPASPAVPPPLEPTQVPAGAHAGAASPAQPPAFRSQKVTP; encoded by the coding sequence ATGACCCGGATGATTTCTCTGGCCGCGGCCCTGCTGCTGGGCGCCCTGTGCGTCCTGGCGCCTGACCCTGCGCCGGCGCAGGACGCGGGATACGGGCGGGCCGCGCAGGCCGAGGCGGTTGCCCCGGCGGAACCCACGCCCGCACTGGCCGCTACCCTGTTTCAGATACCCCCCGGCACGGCGCCCCGGCTGACCCGGCAGGAAACGCCGGTTCCCGCCTGGCTGGTCGAAGCAGAGGAGGGGACCCTGGGCCTGATCGGCTCGACATGGGAGCTTGCGGGCTCGACCGGCTATTCGGGCCGGCCGCTGGACGTGCTGGTGGCGGTCGCGCCGGACGGCCGCATCGCGGGCGCCGAACTGATGCGCCACGCGGAGCCCGTGCTGACGCTGGGCATCTCGGACGCCGACATCGCGGCCTATGTGGGCAGCTTTCGCGACCTTGACATGCGCGCCCCCGCCGATGCCGGACAGGAGATGCCGGACGTGATCTCGCGCGCCACCGTCACCACGGGGGTGATCCGCGACGGGCTGCTGCGCAGCGCCCGCATCCTTGCCGGCGCGCAGGACGATGGCGGGGTCATCGACCGCGTGAGCTACACGCCGCTGGACTGGCAGGGGATCGTGGACACGGGTGCGCTGGGCCATGCCTACGTCAGCATGGCCGACGCCGCGCAGGCCTTCGCCAGCGCCCGCCAGCCGCTGACCCCCTCGGACGGGCCGTTTCTCGACCTCTGGTCCGGCATCATCGACCCGCCCACGGTCGGGCGGAACCTGCTTGGCCAGCAGCGCTTCAACGAGGCCGCGGCCGCCGCGCCGCCGGGCGAGGCGCTGCTGGCGGTCTTCTCGCGCGGGGTCAGTGGACATCGCGGCACCGGCTGGCGCCGGGCGGGCAACTTCGAGCGGATCGCCGTCACCCAAGGGGCGGTCAGCCTGACCCCGAGCGCCGACGCCTATGCCCAGATCAACCGCATCGCCGCCGAGGGCGTCCCTCGGTTCACCGAACGCAGCCTGTTCCGCATCAACGCCGACCCGGAACAGGGCGGCATCGACCTGACGCAGCCCTTCACCGTCACCGTGACCAACACCCGCCCGGCGGCGGAGGGCGGCACCCTGAGCCTGCCCGTCTCGGTCGAGGTGTCGGTGCCGCAGGCCTTCCGTGCTGCCCCGCCCGCGCCGGAACTGCCGCTGTGGCAGCAGTTCTGGATCCAGAAGCAGCCGCAGATCGCCGTTGTCGGCGCGATGCTGGGGGTGCTGGGGCTGGTCCTTTTCGCGCAGGAATGGCTGGTCCGCCGCGCGGGCCTGTGGCGGCAGGTGCGGCTGGCCTATCTGTCCCTCACGCTGGTGGTGCTGGGCTGGTGGCTTGGCGCGCAGCTTTCCGTCGTGCAGGTGGTGGCCTTCCTGCACGCGTTGCTGTCGGGTTTCCGGTGGGAGACCTTCCTTGTCGCGCCGCTGATCTTCGTGCTGTGGTCCGCCGTCGCGCTGGGGATGCTGTTCTGGGGCCGCGGCGTCTTCTGCGGCTGGCTGTGTCCCTTCGGGGCGCTGCAGGAACTGACGAACGCCGCCGCCCAGAAGCTGGGGGTCAGGCAGGTCGCCGTGCCGCAGGCGCTGCACGAACGGCTCTGGGTCATCAAGTATTCGCTGTTCGTGGCGATCGTGGCGCTGTCCTTCTATTCGATGGAGCAGGCGCTGATCCTGGCCGAGGTCGAGCCCTTCAAGACCGCGATCTCGATGCGCTTCATGCGGCCCTGGCCCTTCGTCGCCTTCGCCGTGGCGCTGCTGGCGGCGGGGCTGTTCATCGAGCGTTTCTTCTGCCGCTATCTCTGCCCGCTCGGCGCGGGGCTGGCGATCCCGGCCAAGCTGAAGATCTTCGACTGGCTCAAGCGCCGGCCCCAGTGCGGGCGCGAGTGCCGGCTGTGCGAGACCAAATGCCCGGTCGGCGCCATCGACCCCTTGGGACGCATCAACGCCAATGAATGCGTGATGTGCCTGCGCTGCCAGACCATCATGAACGACGAGGCGACCTGCCCCGTCCTCAAGCGCCGCTCGCGCGGGCCGGGAGGCTTTACCGCGCCCCCGATCCCGACCGCGCCCGCGTCGCCCGCCGTTCCCCCACCGCTTGAACCGACGCAGGTGCCCGCAGGCGCCCACGCAGGCGCGGCCTCGCCGGCGCAGCCGCCGGCCTTCCGGTCCCAGAAGGTGACTCCATGA
- a CDS encoding nitrite reductase, with translation MKFPAHTARTSLLASAALALVFGAGIAAAQTADPATAAPAEATAPANDAAAPAATAADSGTARDAAGTEAAAELNSVTGPIAGPDTTVEELPRSEGAQLPTEEQKVLESEVVDHTSKPQDQYEPALTTLAQEQLPVPGAPEGIPTLTQAQFDEANTIYFERCAGCHGVLRNGATGKALTPDLTRELGFDYLHSFIEYGSPAGMPNWGTSGELSAEQVTLMANYLLLDPAAPPEWGMPEMRNTWQVIVPPEQRPTEKQNDWDIENLFSVTLRDAGQIALIDGSSYEIRKVIDTGYAVHISRLSASGRYLLVIGRDAKVDMIDLWMEDPSIVATIKIGMEARSVETSKMEGWEDKYAIAGGYWPPQYVIMDGATLEPLKIVSTRGNIYDEQTYHPEPRVAAILSSHYRPEFLVNIKETGKIQLVDYTDLKNLKITEIETERFLHDGGLDASKRYFITAANARGKLVVIDTKEGKLAAITETGGETPHPGRGANFVHPTYGPVWATSHLGDESVALIGTDPEGRADEAWKIVDSFPALGGGSLFVKTHPNSKYLYVDATLNPDAAISGSVAVFDITQMPGDGSDPEIITLNIAEMAEITEGQPRVVQGEFNKEGTEIWFSVWNGKDQESAIVVIDDKTLELKHVIKDERLVTPTGKFNVYNTQNDVY, from the coding sequence ATGAAGTTCCCAGCGCATACGGCCAGGACGTCGCTTCTGGCGTCTGCGGCACTGGCCCTGGTTTTCGGCGCGGGAATCGCGGCGGCCCAGACCGCCGACCCCGCGACCGCCGCACCGGCCGAAGCCACAGCCCCCGCCAATGACGCAGCCGCGCCGGCCGCGACCGCGGCAGACAGCGGAACGGCCCGCGATGCGGCAGGCACCGAGGCCGCCGCCGAACTGAACTCCGTCACCGGCCCCATCGCCGGCCCGGACACCACCGTCGAGGAACTGCCGCGCTCGGAAGGTGCCCAGTTGCCGACCGAGGAACAGAAGGTGCTGGAATCCGAGGTCGTCGACCATACCTCGAAGCCCCAGGATCAGTATGAACCGGCCCTGACCACGCTGGCGCAGGAACAGCTTCCCGTTCCCGGCGCCCCCGAGGGCATCCCGACGCTGACCCAGGCCCAGTTCGACGAGGCCAACACCATCTACTTCGAACGCTGCGCGGGCTGCCACGGCGTGCTGCGCAACGGCGCGACCGGCAAGGCGCTGACGCCCGACCTGACGCGCGAGCTGGGCTTCGACTACCTGCACAGCTTCATCGAATACGGCTCTCCGGCCGGGATGCCGAACTGGGGCACCTCGGGCGAGCTGTCGGCCGAGCAGGTGACGCTGATGGCGAACTACCTGCTGCTGGACCCGGCGGCGCCGCCCGAATGGGGCATGCCCGAGATGCGCAACACCTGGCAGGTCATCGTCCCGCCGGAACAGCGCCCGACCGAGAAGCAGAACGACTGGGACATCGAGAACCTGTTCTCGGTCACGCTGCGCGACGCGGGCCAGATCGCCCTGATCGACGGCTCGTCCTACGAGATCCGCAAGGTCATCGACACCGGCTACGCCGTCCACATCAGCCGGCTGTCGGCCTCGGGCCGCTACCTTCTGGTGATCGGCCGCGACGCCAAGGTCGACATGATCGACCTGTGGATGGAAGATCCCTCGATCGTCGCCACCATCAAGATCGGGATGGAGGCGCGTTCCGTCGAGACGTCGAAGATGGAGGGCTGGGAGGACAAGTATGCCATCGCCGGCGGTTACTGGCCGCCCCAGTATGTCATCATGGATGGCGCCACGCTGGAACCGCTGAAGATCGTCTCGACCCGCGGCAACATCTATGACGAGCAGACCTACCACCCGGAACCCCGGGTGGCCGCGATCCTGTCCTCGCACTACCGGCCCGAGTTCCTGGTCAACATCAAGGAAACCGGCAAGATCCAGCTGGTGGACTACACCGATCTGAAAAACCTGAAGATCACCGAGATCGAGACCGAGCGCTTCCTGCATGACGGCGGCCTTGACGCCTCCAAGCGCTACTTCATCACGGCGGCGAACGCCCGCGGCAAGCTGGTGGTCATCGACACCAAGGAAGGCAAGCTGGCGGCGATCACCGAAACCGGCGGCGAGACCCCGCATCCGGGCCGCGGCGCGAACTTTGTCCATCCGACCTACGGGCCGGTCTGGGCGACCTCGCACCTGGGCGACGAATCGGTGGCGCTGATCGGGACCGACCCGGAAGGCCGTGCCGACGAGGCGTGGAAGATCGTGGACAGCTTTCCGGCGCTGGGCGGCGGCTCGCTCTTCGTCAAGACGCATCCGAACTCGAAGTATCTCTATGTGGATGCGACGCTGAACCCGGATGCGGCGATCTCGGGCTCGGTCGCGGTCTTCGACATCACCCAGATGCCGGGCGACGGGTCTGACCCCGAGATCATCACCCTCAACATCGCGGAAATGGCCGAGATCACCGAAGGCCAGCCTCGCGTGGTGCAGGGCGAGTTCAACAAGGAAGGCACCGAAATCTGGTTCTCGGTCTGGAACGGCAAGGACCAGGAATCGGCCATCGTCGTGATCGACGACAAGACGCTGGAACTGAAGCACGTCATCAAGGATGAGCGTCTGGTCACGCCGACCGGCAAGTTCAACGTCTACAACACGCAGAACGACGTCTACTGA
- the cobA gene encoding uroporphyrinogen-III C-methyltransferase, which translates to MAGKVFLIGAGPGDPELLTVRAMRLLQSAEVVVHDRLVSPEIMALLPSSARRISVGKSAGFHSVPQDQINELLVRLAREGHTVLRLKGGDPLIFGRGSEEAEELAAAGVAYSYVPGITAAQGAASSTGVPLTHRGLATGVRYVTGHRARDEVLELDWESLADPETTLVVYMGAANMAEIAARLIAAGMPVDLPVLAVAHATTPREARMRSNLTQIGADLARAPMEAPVLFMIGRVAGLYDTAALPLPRELRGTHLRVVGNG; encoded by the coding sequence ATGGCGGGCAAGGTCTTTCTCATCGGCGCAGGGCCGGGCGATCCCGAACTGCTGACGGTCCGCGCGATGCGCCTGCTGCAATCGGCCGAGGTCGTGGTCCACGACCGCCTCGTCAGCCCCGAGATCATGGCGCTGCTTCCTTCTTCCGCCCGCCGCATTTCCGTGGGCAAGTCCGCTGGCTTCCATTCCGTCCCGCAGGACCAGATCAACGAGCTTCTGGTCCGCCTTGCGCGCGAGGGCCACACCGTCCTGCGCCTGAAGGGCGGCGATCCCCTGATCTTCGGCCGAGGGTCGGAAGAGGCCGAGGAGCTGGCCGCCGCAGGCGTTGCCTATTCCTATGTCCCCGGCATCACCGCCGCCCAGGGCGCGGCCTCTTCGACCGGCGTGCCGCTGACCCATCGCGGGCTGGCCACCGGTGTGCGCTATGTCACCGGTCACCGTGCCCGCGACGAGGTGCTGGAGCTTGACTGGGAAAGCCTCGCCGATCCCGAAACCACGCTGGTCGTCTACATGGGCGCGGCGAACATGGCGGAAATCGCCGCCCGGCTGATCGCCGCGGGAATGCCCGTGGACCTGCCGGTACTGGCCGTGGCTCATGCCACGACGCCGCGCGAGGCGCGGATGCGGTCCAACCTGACCCAGATCGGCGCCGACCTTGCGCGCGCGCCGATGGAGGCGCCGGTCCTGTTCATGATCGGTCGCGTCGCCGGCCTTTACGACACCGCCGCCCTGCCCCTGCCGCGCGAGCTTCGCGGCACGCATCTGCGTGTGGTGGGGAATGGCTGA
- a CDS encoding cytochrome c codes for MADAWLIGAVIAAVASAAVAATEIAPPRQAELEHMVIQDCGSCHGLTLKGGLGKPITPADLADHDPEGLAAIILDGVPGTAMPPWRPLITEAEALWIADYLMKEKTE; via the coding sequence ATGGCTGACGCATGGCTGATCGGCGCGGTCATCGCGGCGGTGGCCTCAGCGGCGGTGGCGGCAACCGAGATCGCGCCCCCGCGGCAGGCCGAACTTGAACATATGGTGATCCAGGACTGCGGCTCTTGCCACGGCCTGACGCTGAAGGGAGGGTTGGGCAAGCCCATCACTCCCGCCGACCTGGCGGACCACGACCCCGAGGGACTGGCCGCGATCATCCTCGACGGCGTCCCCGGAACGGCGATGCCGCCCTGGCGTCCCCTCATCACCGAGGCCGAGGCGCTGTGGATCGCCGACTACCTGATGAAGGAGAAGACCGAATGA
- a CDS encoding cytochrome D1 domain-containing protein: MIRACLAALALALPMAANAQGAAESAALAGPSDEPRGTGDLGVVIERATGSVLVVDQSDRAALCRVEGLGDLSHASLTFSPDERFAYVFGRDGGLSKVDILTCRLENRVVQGGNAIGGAISDDGRLVAVSNYEPGGVKVFDADTLEQVADIPMESKTVGLADAPGSRFVVATWDTGEVWVLDHSADPANPQITRIEGVGANPYDALMTSDGRTYIVGLFGEKGLTTIDLWADPPQPRRILPDYGKNEPDLPVYKMPHLQGWTLAGSTYALPAVGLHQVLWADAESGEETGRTAVAGQPIFVTARPDGRELWVNFAMPDNGTVQVIDSMTHEVKETLEPGNGILHMEFTPRGREVWLSARDDNKVVIHDARTYEKLGEIEAQAPSGIFFTARAHRTGL, encoded by the coding sequence ATGATCCGCGCCTGCCTCGCCGCCCTCGCGCTGGCCCTGCCCATGGCAGCCAATGCTCAAGGTGCCGCAGAGTCCGCCGCCCTCGCTGGTCCCTCTGACGAACCGCGCGGAACGGGCGACCTTGGCGTGGTGATCGAGCGGGCGACGGGATCGGTCCTTGTCGTGGACCAGTCCGACCGGGCTGCCCTGTGCCGGGTCGAGGGGCTGGGGGATCTCTCGCACGCCTCGCTGACCTTCTCGCCCGACGAACGTTTCGCCTATGTCTTCGGCCGCGACGGCGGACTGTCCAAGGTGGATATCCTGACCTGCAGGCTGGAAAACCGCGTCGTGCAGGGCGGCAACGCGATCGGCGGCGCGATCTCGGACGACGGCAGGCTGGTCGCGGTGTCGAACTATGAACCCGGCGGGGTCAAGGTCTTCGACGCCGACACGCTGGAGCAAGTCGCAGACATCCCGATGGAGTCGAAGACGGTCGGGCTGGCCGATGCGCCCGGTTCCCGCTTCGTCGTGGCGACGTGGGACACGGGCGAGGTCTGGGTGCTGGATCACTCCGCCGACCCCGCGAACCCGCAGATCACCCGGATCGAGGGCGTGGGCGCGAACCCCTATGACGCGCTGATGACCTCGGACGGGCGGACCTACATCGTGGGGCTGTTCGGGGAAAAGGGCCTGACCACCATCGACCTGTGGGCCGACCCGCCCCAGCCGCGCCGCATCCTGCCCGATTACGGCAAGAACGAGCCCGACCTGCCCGTCTACAAGATGCCGCATCTGCAGGGCTGGACGCTTGCAGGGTCCACCTATGCCCTGCCCGCCGTGGGGCTGCACCAGGTGCTCTGGGCCGATGCCGAAAGCGGCGAGGAAACCGGCCGCACCGCCGTCGCGGGCCAGCCGATCTTCGTCACCGCCCGCCCCGACGGGCGCGAACTGTGGGTGAACTTCGCCATGCCCGACAACGGCACCGTGCAGGTGATCGACAGCATGACCCATGAGGTGAAAGAGACGCTGGAACCCGGAAACGGCATCCTGCACATGGAGTTCACGCCGCGCGGGCGAGAGGTTTGGCTCTCCGCCCGCGACGACAACAAGGTCGTGATCCACGACGCCCGCACCTACGAGAAGCTGGGCGAGATCGAGGCGCAGGCCCCTTCCGGCATCTTCTTCACTGCCCGCGCCCACAGGACCGGGCTATGA